Within Actinosynnema pretiosum, the genomic segment CTACGGCCCCGACTACACCGAACCGGCGAACCTGGAGCGGCTGCGCAAGCGCGGGCTCGGGCTCAAGCGGGCGCTCGCGGTCATGGAGTACTCGCTGGGGCTGGAGGCGCTGGAGCGGGTGGCGCGCGAGGAGCCGCTGTGGCGGGTGCACGAGTGCGTGTTCGCCGTGCTGGCCATGGAGTCGGAGCCGGTCGACCCGAGGCTGTGACCGGGGTGCGGCGGTCCGGTGGAATCGCTGTTCCGCCGGACCGCCGCACCGGTCGATACTGGCCGGCATGGGGAAGACCTACGAGCGCATCGACGGCCGGTTGCGGGAGTTCATCGAGGCCCAGCCGGTGTTCTTCACCGCGACCGCCCCGCTGGACGGCGACGGGCACGTGAACCTCTCGCCCAAGGGCCGCTCCGGCACGCTGCGGGTGCTGGACGAGCGGCGGGTGGCGTACCTGGACTTCGGCGGCAGCCACGCCGAGACCATCGCCCACCTGCGGGAGAACGGGCGCATCACGCTCATGTGGTGCGCCTTCGACGGGCCGCCGAAGATCGTGCGGGTGCACGGGAGGGGCGAGCCGGTGTTCCGCGACGACCCGCGCTTCGCCGACCTGGTGGCCGGGTTCGGCGAGGCGGACGGGCCGGGGCTGCGGGCGGTGGTGGTCGTGACGGCCGGGCTGGTCAGCGACACCTGCGGGTACGCCGTGCCGTTCCTGGACTACCGGGGCGAGCGGGAGCTGCACGCCCGGCACTTCGGGCGCAAGAGCGACGAGGAGTTCCGGGCGTACTGCGAGGGCAAGCCGCACAACAACACGAGCATCGACGGGCTGCCCGCCCTGCCGATGCCGGTGCCGCCGCGCGGGTGAGGGGCGATCGGGCGGAGCGGGTGGTGATCGGGCGGGCCGGGTGAGCGCCTCGCGCCGGAAAACCGCTGGTCCCCACCGCCCCCGATGGGCTGCAATGCCCCCATGAAGTTCCTGTTCTTCTGGGGCCACACCCCGCACCGCGACGGCGAGCTGGGCCGGGAGTGCCTGAGCCAGTGGTGGGAGCGGCCGTTCGAGCTGGACGGCCGCGTCCACCCCACCGCCGAGCACGCCATGATGACCGGCAAGGCGCTGTTGTTCGGCGACGAGCACACCGCCGGGCGCATCGCCGAGGCCCGCACGCCCGGTGAGGCCAAGTCGCTGGGCCGCCAGGTGCGCGGCTTCGACGAGGACACCTGGGTGCGCGAGCGCCTGGAGCTGGTCGCCCGGCTGAACGAGGCCAAGTTCGGGCAGCACGACGACCTGCGCGCCTACCTGCTGGGCACCGGCGAGCGGGTGCTGGTGGAGGCGAGCCCGGTGGACCGGATCTGGGGCATCGGGCTCGCCGCCGACGACCCGCGCGCCGGCGACCCGCAGCGGTGGCGCGGGCTCAACCTGCTCGGTGAGGCGCTGATGCTCGCCCGCGCCCGGCTGGCCTCGGGTCAGGCCCAGGGCTGGGGAACCAGCCGGTAGTGGGTGGTGAGCTGCCCGTCCGCGATGACGTGGAACGCCAGCGCGGGCGGCGCGCCCTCGTCGTTGGGCCGCTCGCCCTCCCACGGCGGCACCAGCGTCGAGACCACGCCGGGCGCGCTGAGCACCGGCACCCCGGCCAGCGACCCGACCATGGGGCTGTGCGAGTGCCCGCACAGCAGCGCCAGCAGCCCCTTGCGGCCCCGCACCACCCGCGCCAGCCGCTCCGGCGCGTCCAGCCCGATCGGGTCCAGCACCGGGTGCCGCACCGGCGCCGGCGGGTGGTGCAGGCACACCAGGGCCGGCGCCCCGGCGGCTTCGGCCAGGACCGCGTCCAACCACTCCAGGGTCTCGTCCGCGAGCGCCCCGCCGTCCTGTCCGGGCACCGTCGAGTCGACCAGCGCGAGCACCACCTCGCCCACCCGCGCCACCCGGTTCACCGGCCCGTCGCCCGGCCCCTCGCCGAGCAGCACCTCGCGGAACGGCGACCGGGAGTCGTGGTTGCCCGGCAGCGCCAGCAGCGGCTGCTCCAGCCCGCCGAGGACCCGCGCGGCCTCCTCGTACTCCACCCGGAGCCCGTTGTCCACCACGTCGCCGGTCAGCACTGCGGCGTCGACCGGTCGAGCGAGTCCGCGCAGGTAGCCCACCACGCGCTCGGCCCTGGGGGCGGCGTGGTCACCCCCGTCGAAGTGGGTGTCGCTGAAGTGCGCGAGGATGATCACTGCTTTCCTCCGATTCGCAGCCTGAGCCGATCAGCGGAAAAGTACGCTCCAGTCCACTGGGCCAGATCGCTGGCCACCCGAACGAACTCGGGGGTGTAGGCACGTGCCGGTGCGGTCCAGAGCCCGGAGCGCCCTGCAGAGGCGCGCGCTGAACCTGGCCAGGACCACCCCCGGACGGCTCACCCTGCTCGCCTTGGCGCTCGCCGGGCTGAGCCTGCTGGTGGGTCTGCTGACCGCCCAGTCGGTCCAGCGGCGCACCGACGCGCTGAGCGTGCTGGCCGACCAGACCGAGCCGCTGGCGTACGCCGCGCAGGAGGTCTACCGGGCGATGGCCGACGCGGACGCGACCGCCGCGAGCGCGTTCCTGTCCGGCGGGGTCGAGTCGCCGCAGCTGCGCCAGCGCTACGAGGACGACATCGCCCGCGCCTCCTCCGCCCTGTCCGCCGCCACCGACGCCCCCACCCGCGCCGGGCCACTGGCGGACGAGATCGACACCCTCGCGCAGCAGCTGCCCGTCTACACCGGCCTGGTCGAGACCGCGCGCGTGCACAACCGGCAGGGCAACCCGGTGGGCGCGGCCTACCTGCGGGAGGCGTCCGAGCTGATGCGCGGCACCCTGCTGCCCGCCGCCCACGACCTGCACCGCGCCCAGTCCGACGCCACCGCCTCCGAGCTGGCGGCGGCGGGCGTGCTGCCGTGGACCGAGCTGCTGCTGGGCGGGGTGCTGCTGTCCGCGCTGGCGGGCGCGCAGCGCTACCTGTTCCTGACCAGCAACCGGCTGCTCAACATCGGCCTGGTCGTGGCCAGCGCCGCCTCGGTGATCGCCCTGCTGTGGTCGCTGGTGGCCAGCCTGGTCGTGGTCGCCGACACCGGCGCGGGCCAGACCGCCGCCCGGCAGGTCGACGTGCTCGCCCAGGCCCGCATCGCCACGCTGAGCGCGCGCGGCGACGAGACCCTCGCCCTGGTCACCAGGGGCGGCGGGGCCACCGCCTACGAGGACGGCTACCGGCGGCTGGACAGCGAGCTGGAGGAGCTGCTCGCGCAGGCCCACGCCGGTGACGCGGGCGAGCACCACCGGCGCTGGCAGCGGGCGCACGCGATGCTGCGCGCCGCCGACGACCGGGGCGACTGGGAGGGCGCGGTCGACCTGGCGCTGGGCACCGGCTCCGAGGGCGCGGCCTCCGCGTTCGACGCGCTGGACCGGGACCTGGTGGACGCGCTCGTGGCGGCCCGCACCGAGGCCAACGGGGCGGTCGCGTCGGCGCGCGGGGCGCTGGGCGGCGCGGTGGACGTGGTGGCGCTGCTGTCCGCGATCGCCGCGTTCGCGTGCCTGGCCGGGGTGTGGCAGCGGCTCAAGGAGTACCGGTGAGGGCGCGCCTGGGGCTCGTGGCGGCGGCGCTGCTGGCGACCGCGTGCGCGCCGGTGCCCAGCTCGGCGCCCCCGATCGGCGGCGACTCGGCGGTGCGGCCGGGACCGGCGGAGGCCACCGTGCTGCCCCGCGAGGCCCAGGAGCCCACCGCCGGGCAGGACTGCACCGCCAGCCTGCGCCCGACCCGGCCGCTGCCCGCGCCCGGCGCGATGCCCCAGGGCAGCACGATGCGGCGCATCGCCGAGCGGGGGCAGCTGGTGGTGGGCGTGGACCAGAACACCTACCTGATGGGGTTCCGCGACCCGTTCACCGGTGAGCTGCAGGGCTTCGACGTCGACCTGGCCCGCGAGGTGGCCCGGTCGCTGCTGGGCGACCCGACCAGGGTGCGGTTCCGGGTGCTCAACTCCGACCAGCGGCTGCCCGCGCTGGAGACCGGCGAGGTGGACGTGGTGGTGCGCACCATGACGATCACCTGCGAGCGGTGGCGGCGGGTCAACTTCTCCACCAGCTACTACGAGGCGGGGCAGCGGGTGCTGGTGCCCAAGGACTCCGGCATCACCGGGCTGACCGCGCTGTCGGGGCGGAAGGTGTGCGCGACGACCGGCTCCAGCTCGCTGGCCCACGTGCGCGCCCACCCGTCGGGGCCGGTGCCGGTGGCGGTGCCGAACTGGACGGACTGCCTGGTGATGCTCCAGCAGGGGCAGGTGGACGCGATCTCCACCGACGACACGATCCTGGCCGGGTTCGCCGCGCAGGACCCGTACACCGAGGTGGTCGGGCCCCGGCTCACCACCGAGTCGTACGGGATCGGCGTGGCCAAGGGCGCGGACGACCTGACCAGGTTCGTCAACGGCGTGCTGGAGCGGGTGCGGGCGGACGGGACGTGGGCGCGGATCCACCGCAAGTGGCTGGGCGACCCGCCCGCGCCGCCCGCGCCGGAGTACCGGGACTGACGGTGGGCTGGAGCGGGCGGGGAGGTGCGGCGGGTGCCGGAGCGGAGGAGCGGCGATGACCAGCGAGGTCGTCCGATGACCGGGTGCGCGAGTCCGGGCTGCACCGGGGAGCTGGCGGCCGAGGACGCGTTCTGCCCGCTGTGCGGCCAGCCCGCCGAGCGCGCCCCGGTGAACGCGGCGCGGCGGGCCGCCCAGCGGCGCGCGCAGCAGGGGACGGCGCCGCAGGGCACCGTGCAGCACGGCACGGCCGCGTACCCGGCGCCCTCGCCGCAGGACACCGCGCGGCAGGCGCCGTCGTGGGAGCGGACCGCGCCGGGGGCCACGCGCTCCAGCGTGCCCCTGGACTGGACCGCCCAGGCCGATGGCGACCGGGACGTCCCGAACGCCCGGTCCGGCGAGGACACCCGCGCCCGGCTGTTCCCGGCGACGGCCACGGGCGCGACCGCACCGCCCCGCCGCCTGCCCCCGCCCGCCGGGCGCGACGGCACCCTGGCGCAGCGGCCGACGTGGGACGACGACAGCGGCGCGACCGGCGCCTGGCCCGCCGACGAGGCCCCGGACAGCGGGGCCACCGGGGCCTGGTCGCCCTCCGCCGACCGGGACAGCGCGGCGACGGGGGCGTGGGCGCCCGACGCGGGCCCGGACAGCGGCGCGACCGGGGCGTGGTCGCCCGAGGCGGACCGGGACAGCGGGGCGACCCGCGCCCGTCCCCCGCGCTTCGACGACGACCCCGACAGCGCGGGCACCCGCGCCCAGGCCCCCACCTGGGACGATGACGACGACAGCGGCCCGGCCACCGCCGAGGGCACTGTGCCCGACACCGCCGGTCGTCCCGGCGGCACGGCCGCCTGGCCCGCCACCTGGGGCCGGTCGGTGCGCGGCTCCCGCGACTCCAAGTCCCGCTCGGGTTCCCGCTCCGGGTCGCGCTCCCGGACCGGTTCCGCGGGCTCCGGCTCGTCCAGCGGCCGGACCCGGCGGGGCTCCACCCGGTCCGCCGCCCCGCGCGGCAGGCTCGGCGCTGGCCTGGTCGAGGTGCCGCCGGTGCCCTACCGGGACCCCAAGCAGGCGGTGCTGGTCAACCCCGAGGTGCCCGAGGCCAAGCGGTTCTGCAGCGCCTGCGGCAAGGAGGTCGGGCGCACCCGCTCCGGGCGCCCCGGACTGGTCGAGGGGTTCTGCACGCACTGCGGCCACGGCTACTCGTTCGCCCCCAAGCTGGCCAGGGGCGAGCTGCTGCACGGCCAGTACGAGGTGCTCGGCTGCCTGGCGCACGGCGGCCTGGGCTGGATCTACCTGGCCGCCGACACCGCCGTGTCCAACCGCTGGGTCGTGCTCAAGGGCCTGCTGGACTCCGGGGACGCCGACGCGAAGGCCGCCGCCGTCGCCGAGCGGCGGTTCCTGGCCGAGGTCGAGCACCCCACCATCGTGAAGATCCACAACTTCGTGCGGCACACCGACCGGCGCACCGGCGACCCCACCGACTACATCGTCATGGAGTACGTCGGCGGCACCACCGTCAAGGACCTGATCAACGACCGGTCGGGCGCGCTGCCGGTGGAGCGGGCCATCGCCTACGCGCTGGAGGTGCTGCCCGCGCTCGGCTACCTGCACGGCGTGGGCCTGCTGTACTGCGACTTCAAGCCGGACAACGTGATCCAGACCGAGGAGCAGCTCAAGCTCATCGACCTGGGCGCGGTGCGCCGCGCCGACGACCGCACCTCCCCCATCTACGGCACCATCGGCTACCAGGCCCCGGAGATCGGCAAGCGCGGCCCGTCGGTGGCCTCCGACCTGTACACGGTCGGGCGGGCGCTGGCGCTGATGTGCTTCCGCTTCGACTTCCGGGGCAAGCACCTCAGGTCCCTGCCCGACGCGGTCGAGCAGCCGCTGCTGGCCGAGCACGACTCGCTGCGGCGGTTCCTGCTGCGCGCCTGCCACCCGGACCCCAACCAGCGGTTCGCCTCGGCCGGGGAGATGGCCGAGCAGCTGACCGGGGTGCTGCGGGAGGTGCTGGCCGCGCAGGACGGCAGGCAGCGGCCGGGCCTGTCGCGGCAGTTCACGCCGGAGCGGCGGGCGTTCGGCTGCGGCGGCGAGCTGGACCGGGGCGAGGCCGCGCTGGGGCTGGCGGTGCCGCAGGTCGACCTGGGCGACCCGGCGGCGGGCCTGCTGGCCACCACCACCGGCGAGCCGTCCGAGGTGGTGCGCATCCTGCGGCGCGCCCCGGAGGTCACCCTGGAGGTGCGGCTGCGGGTGGTGCGGGCCCTGCTGGACAGCGACCTGCCCGCGCAGGCGCTGGCCGAGCTGGACGCCCTGGACCGGCTGGCCGACGACGACCCGGCCGCGCCCGCCTCCGACGACTGGCGGCCGGACTGGTACCGGGGCCTGATCGCCCTGGCCGGGGGCCGCGTGCAGGCGGCGCGGGAGCTGTTCGACGGGATCGGCGACGTGCTGCCCGGCGAGGCCGCGCCGAAGCTGGCCGCGGCGGTGTGCGCGGAGGCGGCGGGCGAGCACCGGGCGGCGGCCGAGCTGTACCGGGTGGTGTGGCGCACCGACCACGCGCACACCGCCGCCGCGTTCGGCCTGGCGCGCGCGCTGCTGGCGTGCGACGACGACCGGGACGGGGCGGTGGAGGTGCTGCACACGGTGCCCGACACGTCCCGGCACCACGTGGCCGCGCGGGTGAGCGCGGTGCACGTGCTGGCCATGGGCGGCATCGCGGACGTGCTGCGGGCGGGCTCCCTGCTGGAGCCGCTCGCGCTGGACGCGGGCCGTCGGGCCGAGTTGACGGCGGAGCTGCTGGCGGCGGCGCTGGCCGTCCCGGCGGAGGACCGCAGGGTGAGCGCGCGACTGCTGGGCTGCGCGGTCACCGACAAGGGGCTGCGGCTCGGTCTGGAGCGCAGCTACCGGCTGCTCGCCAGGCTCGCCGACACCCCGGAGGAACGGATAGCGCTGGTCGACCGTGCGAACGCGGTCCGGCCGAGGACACTGGTGTGATCATGGATGCTTGCCCCGAGTGCGCCGCCCCCGTGACGGCGCAAGACCGGTTCTGCGCGGCCTGTGGCCGCAACCTGCGCCTGCGGCGCACCCCCGTCGGAGGGCCGCCCGCCCTGCCCGACGAGCGGTGCCCGTGCGGGGAGGGCGACTACGGGGAGGACGGCGCCTGCCCGCAGTGCGGCAGAACCCGGCCGTCGCCGCGCGACCGCGTCGAGTTCACCCTTCCCGGCATGGCCGGGGTGAGCGACCGGGGGAGGCGGCGCAAGCGCAACGAGGACTCGATGGCGTTCGGCCGGGCGCGCGGGCGCGGGCTCGCGGTGGTGGTGTGCGACGGGGTCGCGTCCTCCGAGCGGGCCGAGCAGGCCTCGCAGCTGGCCGCCGACACGGCGCTGGACGTGCTGCTGACCGGGGTGCTGGCCGGGTCGGACACCGAGCAGGCCACCACCGACGCGGCGACCTCGGCGGGCGCGGCGGTGAGCAGGCTGGCCAGGCCGGAGGCGCCGGAGCTGGCGCCGTCCTGCACGTTCGTGTCCGCGTCGGTCGGGTTGGACGGCACGGTCACGGTGGGCTGGATCGGCGACAGCCGGGCGTACCTGGTGGCCGAGTCGGGCGCGGCCAGGCTGACCACGGACGACACGTGGGCGGCGCACCTGGTGGCGACCGGGCAGCTCACCGAGGAGGAGGCCAAGACCGACCGGCGGGCGCACGTGCTCTCGCGCTGGCTCGGCTCGGGCGCGGAGAGCTCGACCCCGCAGGTGGTGTCGCTGCGGCCCGCGACGGCGGGGGCGCTGGTGCTGTGCAGCGACGGGCTGTGGAACTACCTGCCGGAGCCGGAGCACATCGCGGACGCGCTGCCCCTGGGGGCGCCGCCGCTGGAGGCCGCGCGGAAGCTGGTGGACGTGGCGCTGGAGGCGGGTGGGCACGACAACATCACCGTGGTGGTGGTGCAGCTGCGGGGCGGGGGCTGAGGCGGGCGGGGGACGCTGGGGCTCGTCGTCGACCACCTGATCCCCCGCACGGGCGGGGCGGCCTCACCCCTGTGGGCGTGGCAACTCCGCCCCGCCACACCCACAGGTTTCCCCGACCCCGGCCGTTAACCCGTTCGGGCGAGGTAACCTCCCGCTCCTGGGAGGTGACCGGCCGTGGGCGACGTGGTGGACGAACTGCTGGACCAGTGGGCCGAGGAACGCCCCGACCTGGACCTGACCCCGCTGGCCGTGCTGACCCGCGTCACCCGCCTGGCGCGGCTCCTGGAGCGGTCCCAGCGCGACTTCCTGGCCGCGCACCGCCTGGAACCGGGCGAGTTCGACGTCCTCACCACCCTGCGCCGCGCGGGCGGCGAGCGGGGGTTGACGGCGGGCGCGTTCCTGACGTCGTCCCTGGTCACGGCGGGCGCCATCACCAACCGCCTCGACCGCATGACCGCGAAGGGCCTGATCGAGCGCACCCCCGAGCGCAAGGACCGCAGGGTCGTCCGCGTCAACCTCACCCCGACGGGCCGAGCCCTGGTGGACGCCCTGCTGACCGAGCACGCCACCCGCTGCGCCGCCCTGCTGTCCCCGCTGCCGCAGGAGACCCGAGCGCTGGTGGCGGACGCGCTGAGCGCACTGCTCCAGGCCCACGAGTAGCGCCCGGTCCGCCGCGTTTCCCGCACCCGGCCGGGACCGCGCGTCCGCGCCCGGCGCGCGGCGCGCGGCGCGCGGTGCGGGACCGCCGAGCGCTGGGAAGGGGGCGGATCAGCCCTTCGCCGCGTCCAGCGCCGCGTTCACCCGATCGCGGTGCTCGTTGATGAACGCCTCGATCGTCCGGGGCGGGTGCCCGGTGAGGGCGGCGACCGTCCCGGTGGCCCCGGACAGCGCCCCGTCCGAGACCAGCCGCGCCAGCTCGACGAA encodes:
- a CDS encoding serine/threonine-protein kinase — encoded protein: MTGCASPGCTGELAAEDAFCPLCGQPAERAPVNAARRAAQRRAQQGTAPQGTVQHGTAAYPAPSPQDTARQAPSWERTAPGATRSSVPLDWTAQADGDRDVPNARSGEDTRARLFPATATGATAPPRRLPPPAGRDGTLAQRPTWDDDSGATGAWPADEAPDSGATGAWSPSADRDSAATGAWAPDAGPDSGATGAWSPEADRDSGATRARPPRFDDDPDSAGTRAQAPTWDDDDDSGPATAEGTVPDTAGRPGGTAAWPATWGRSVRGSRDSKSRSGSRSGSRSRTGSAGSGSSSGRTRRGSTRSAAPRGRLGAGLVEVPPVPYRDPKQAVLVNPEVPEAKRFCSACGKEVGRTRSGRPGLVEGFCTHCGHGYSFAPKLARGELLHGQYEVLGCLAHGGLGWIYLAADTAVSNRWVVLKGLLDSGDADAKAAAVAERRFLAEVEHPTIVKIHNFVRHTDRRTGDPTDYIVMEYVGGTTVKDLINDRSGALPVERAIAYALEVLPALGYLHGVGLLYCDFKPDNVIQTEEQLKLIDLGAVRRADDRTSPIYGTIGYQAPEIGKRGPSVASDLYTVGRALALMCFRFDFRGKHLRSLPDAVEQPLLAEHDSLRRFLLRACHPDPNQRFASAGEMAEQLTGVLREVLAAQDGRQRPGLSRQFTPERRAFGCGGELDRGEAALGLAVPQVDLGDPAAGLLATTTGEPSEVVRILRRAPEVTLEVRLRVVRALLDSDLPAQALAELDALDRLADDDPAAPASDDWRPDWYRGLIALAGGRVQAARELFDGIGDVLPGEAAPKLAAAVCAEAAGEHRAAAELYRVVWRTDHAHTAAAFGLARALLACDDDRDGAVEVLHTVPDTSRHHVAARVSAVHVLAMGGIADVLRAGSLLEPLALDAGRRAELTAELLAAALAVPAEDRRVSARLLGCAVTDKGLRLGLERSYRLLARLADTPEERIALVDRANAVRPRTLV
- a CDS encoding pyridoxamine 5'-phosphate oxidase family protein codes for the protein MGKTYERIDGRLREFIEAQPVFFTATAPLDGDGHVNLSPKGRSGTLRVLDERRVAYLDFGGSHAETIAHLRENGRITLMWCAFDGPPKIVRVHGRGEPVFRDDPRFADLVAGFGEADGPGLRAVVVVTAGLVSDTCGYAVPFLDYRGERELHARHFGRKSDEEFRAYCEGKPHNNTSIDGLPALPMPVPPRG
- a CDS encoding metallophosphoesterase, whose amino-acid sequence is MIILAHFSDTHFDGGDHAAPRAERVVGYLRGLARPVDAAVLTGDVVDNGLRVEYEEAARVLGGLEQPLLALPGNHDSRSPFREVLLGEGPGDGPVNRVARVGEVVLALVDSTVPGQDGGALADETLEWLDAVLAEAAGAPALVCLHHPPAPVRHPVLDPIGLDAPERLARVVRGRKGLLALLCGHSHSPMVGSLAGVPVLSAPGVVSTLVPPWEGERPNDEGAPPALAFHVIADGQLTTHYRLVPQPWA
- a CDS encoding glutamate ABC transporter substrate-binding protein; amino-acid sequence: MRARLGLVAAALLATACAPVPSSAPPIGGDSAVRPGPAEATVLPREAQEPTAGQDCTASLRPTRPLPAPGAMPQGSTMRRIAERGQLVVGVDQNTYLMGFRDPFTGELQGFDVDLAREVARSLLGDPTRVRFRVLNSDQRLPALETGEVDVVVRTMTITCERWRRVNFSTSYYEAGQRVLVPKDSGITGLTALSGRKVCATTGSSSLAHVRAHPSGPVPVAVPNWTDCLVMLQQGQVDAISTDDTILAGFAAQDPYTEVVGPRLTTESYGIGVAKGADDLTRFVNGVLERVRADGTWARIHRKWLGDPPAPPAPEYRD
- a CDS encoding MarR family winged helix-turn-helix transcriptional regulator; its protein translation is MGDVVDELLDQWAEERPDLDLTPLAVLTRVTRLARLLERSQRDFLAAHRLEPGEFDVLTTLRRAGGERGLTAGAFLTSSLVTAGAITNRLDRMTAKGLIERTPERKDRRVVRVNLTPTGRALVDALLTEHATRCAALLSPLPQETRALVADALSALLQAHE
- a CDS encoding NADAR family protein, which gives rise to MKFLFFWGHTPHRDGELGRECLSQWWERPFELDGRVHPTAEHAMMTGKALLFGDEHTAGRIAEARTPGEAKSLGRQVRGFDEDTWVRERLELVARLNEAKFGQHDDLRAYLLGTGERVLVEASPVDRIWGIGLAADDPRAGDPQRWRGLNLLGEALMLARARLASGQAQGWGTSR
- a CDS encoding PP2C family serine/threonine-protein phosphatase; its protein translation is MDACPECAAPVTAQDRFCAACGRNLRLRRTPVGGPPALPDERCPCGEGDYGEDGACPQCGRTRPSPRDRVEFTLPGMAGVSDRGRRRKRNEDSMAFGRARGRGLAVVVCDGVASSERAEQASQLAADTALDVLLTGVLAGSDTEQATTDAATSAGAAVSRLARPEAPELAPSCTFVSASVGLDGTVTVGWIGDSRAYLVAESGAARLTTDDTWAAHLVATGQLTEEEAKTDRRAHVLSRWLGSGAESSTPQVVSLRPATAGALVLCSDGLWNYLPEPEHIADALPLGAPPLEAARKLVDVALEAGGHDNITVVVVQLRGGG